In Acinonyx jubatus isolate Ajub_Pintada_27869175 chromosome B3, VMU_Ajub_asm_v1.0, whole genome shotgun sequence, a genomic segment contains:
- the LOC106980589 gene encoding translation initiation factor IF-2-like: MAPRLTGTRVAAQTSPLPPWADLSCPREAGAGRRAPGGRGRGGGWRARRGRVSAPGLPLSGPRGGSHFGGQRPGPLRAPCRPRGRLRRETPAPARPGTHAGFMAAGSVLPGGARGTPGSIWRAGEGGRPQGRATGSGTPRLRRGAPRSGSTPPRAQVSSRPAHFKRANQRPPAGKGRGLRGNDCSAGSGARLLGDRGSEARVVCVSGLRSDVMKSIPFHFPMKKLRAYFTTVQEVQRKGQSSVHSEFKKTRHQCKLEEQLCSEMGLCLFIHNRLLTRKSEAGIQLICDKELLYSESDTEQLRNKLCC, from the exons ATGGCACCCCGGCTAACGGGGACTCGGGTCGCGGCACAGACCTCCCCGCTCCCCCCGTGGGCCGACCTTTCCTGCCCCCGGGAGGCCGGGGCGGGACGCCGGGCTCCGGGCGGCAGAGGGCGGGGTGGAGGCTGGAGGGCGCGCCGCGGCCGAGTCTCCGCGCCCGGGCTCCCCCTAAGCGGCCCACGCGGGGGCTCCCACTTTGGGGGGCAGCGGCCCGGGCCGCTCAGGGCTCCGTGCAGACCGCGCGGCCGGCTGCGACGGGAGACgccggccccggcccggcccggtaCTCACGCTGGCTTCATGgcagcgggctccgtgctgcccgGAGGCGCGCGCGGGACGCCGGGCTCGATCTGGCGGGCTGGCGAGGGCGGCAGGCCGCAGGGACGGGCCACGGGAAGCGGGACTCCACGGCTCAGGCGCGGCGCTCCGAGAAGCGGGTCGACGCCGCCGCGAGCCCAGGTGAGCTCGCGCCCGGCGCATTTCAAACGGGCCAATCAGCGCCCGCCcgcggggaaggggcggggcctcAGAGGAAATGACTGCTCTGCCGGAAGTGGCGCTCGTCTCCTAGGCGACCGCGGGAGTGAGGCGCGAGTTGTCTGCGTCTCCGGGCTGCGCTCAGATGTAATGAAGTCCATCCCCTTCCATTTTcccatgaagaaactgagggcttATTTTACTACAGTACAAGAAGTCCAACGGAAGGGCCAGTCCAGCGTGCATTCAGAG TTTAAGAAAACCAGACATCAGTGTAAGTTGGAGGAACAGCTGTGTTCAGAAATGGGTCTTTGCCTTTTCATCCACAATAGATTGTTGACCAGAAAATCAGAGGCTGGCATTCAACTAATATGTGATAAAGAGTTGTTATACAGT GAATCCGATACAGAGCAGCTGAGAAATAAATTATGTTGCTGA